From Elstera cyanobacteriorum:
AGGGCCGCTGGAGGTTGGGGCGGTTTTCCACGGCGCCTTTACCTTTCCCAATCGCACCACGGTTGGGCTATTCGAAGGCAAGGTGGCGCGCGCCGATGCGGGCAAGCAACTGCTGGGGGTGGAATTTACCTGGATCAGCAAAGAAGGCTTTGCGCTGCTGGAATATATGCATTCGCTGCGGCCCGAGGATAACCCCGACAAGGGCGATCCGATGCGCGTGACCATTACGTATCCGACCATCAATTGGTCGCTCTCCGGCATGCTGCTGGGCGAATATGACCCGCCGGACGACGTGAAGCCGGATATGCAAATTCGCGGCATCATCCGTACTGAAAAATCCCAGGAAAGCGGGATTTTTACCGCGAAGGTGGTGCGGGCCAATGGGGTGCGCCGCACCCTGGCCCTGGCCTTCACCTCGCTGTCGTCGGAACTCTTCGATATGTTGGAAGCGGCGATCAAGAAGCATCCGCCGCTGCCAGATATGTAAGACCCCAGCCCTGGTTAAGGCCAGGGGCCATTACCGGGGGCCGATGGCCCCCGGCAGCGTATGGACCGGCGCGCTAGCGTCGATCTCTTCGGGAATCGCCAAAATCCCCCAGCGGTGGCATAAAGCCCCGAAGCGCGGGCTGGCGGTCAGCACGCACAGCGGAATGCTGAGAAGATAGGCGGTGAGCAGAGGCGCCGCCCACGGGAGCGCGCCCGGCGCGCCGATCCACAGACCGAGACCATACAGCCCGCCGAACAAGGTCGGCAGCCACAGGCCGTGCGCCGCCTGGCCCCAGCGCACCCGATAGCCTTGGCGCTGCTGGGCGTCCCAACCCACTGCCTTACCGAACAGCAACCCCAGCATGAAGCGGGTTTCGATCAGGGCGATCACGGGCGCGAGCAAGGTCATCAAGACCAGTTCGATCAAGGCGCCGCCAACCAGTCGCAGCGTGCCGCCATAGCGCTGGCGCTCCCGACGCTGGATCAGCAAATCGAGCACACCCAGCAGTTTCGGCGAGAGGCTGAGGGTCATGATCACCGCGAAGAGCGTAAGCCCCAGATCGGCGGGGTAAGGGGCGGGACCGGCAGGCAAAAAGGCCTGCGCAAGCCCGAACACCAAAAAGCCCATCCACGCCGGGGCGCCAACATACATCAGGATCGCCAGACCGATTTGAATGCGCGACGGTGCCTTTAACCCCGGTAGCCCCAGAAGCTGGAAATATTGCATGTTGCCTTGGCACCAGCGCAAATCGCGTTTTACGAAGTCGGGCAGGGCGGGCGGGTTTTCTTCCCAGCTTTCGCCTTCTTCCGGCACAACGCGTACCTCGAACCCCGCCCGGCGCAGCAAGGCCGCTTCCACCTGATCGTGCGATAGGATCAATCCGCCCAGCGGCGGCGTGCCCGGCAATACCGGCAGCTCGCAATGATCGCGGAACGGGGCGAGGCGGATCAGGGCGTTATGGCCCCAGAACGGCCCGCAATCGCCCTGCCACCAGGCGCTTCCCATCGTATAGGTCCGCATTCCTTGGCGCATGCCGAACTGAAAGGCGCGGGCAAAGAAACTGCCGGATGGCATGCCGACAACCAAGGTTTGCAACAGCCCGACCTGGGGAAAGGCTTGCAGGCTGCGCACCAACCGTAGGATCGACCGCGCCCCCATCAAACTATCGGCATCCAGCGGCAGGAAGAAATCATAAGGACAGCCGAAGCGCGTTAGGAAGTCCCGCACGTTCCCCGCCTTAAAGCCGGTGTTCTGCTCCCGGCGGCGGTAAATCAGCTCCTCCGGGTGTGCATCGGTCGCTTTCCAGGCGGCAAAGGCGGCTTCTTCGGCGGCTGCCGCCTCGGGACGGGCGCTATCCGACAGAAGATAGAAATGAAAGTGTCGGCCCCAGCCGCTCGCCTCCAGATCGGCGCGCATTAGGCGCAGCCGGGCGATCACCTGCGCCGGATCTTCGTGACGGATCGTCATGGTGATAGCCGTGCGCGTCGTGATCGGGCGGGCGTCGTCCTTCGGCACAAGACGCGGATTAACGGCGGCGACCGGATCAACACCAAGCCGCCCGGCGATATGCACGAGACAGAAGCCGATGCTGGCGTTCCAGAACCCCAATACCGTCCACGGTAGGGTCAGGATAAAGCAGATAAGCGCCCCCACCTCCGCCCAACTCCAGCCGTTCACCTCCAAAATCCTGACCATCAGGCTGGTGACGGCCAAGGCAAGCCCAAGGCAGAGAATCAGCATCAGCCCGCGCCTTAGCGCCAACGAGGGGGCATCGGCCGAGGTTTCCGGGGTAGCGGCAAGGTCGGTCATCAAAAGGCTCGCAAAGGTTGACGCGGGGGACTGGCAAACGCGGCACCGGGGACTATAGTTCGTGACTATGACGACTGATACCGCGCTTGCCCTTTGGTACGTTTCACCCGGCCTACTGGATGCCCGCCCGGCGGTATTGGGGACCGGGAATTTACGCCTTCGCACACTTTATTCGGGCGTCAGTCGCGGCACCGAGCGGTTGGTGCTAACCGGGCAGGTCCCGGCTTCGGAATCCGACCGGATGCGCGGTCCGGCGCAGGAGGGCGATTTCCCGTTTCCGGTCAAATACGGCTATTGCTGCGTGGCCGAGGTAACCGAGGGGCCGGATGATTGGCTGGGGCAGCGGGTGTTTACCCTGCATCCCCATCAGACCGTGTTCCGGGCCGATGCGACCGCCGTAACGCCTCTGCCCCCTGGGCTGCCCCCCGCCCGCGCGGTGTTGGCGGCCAATATGGAAACGGCGTTGAACGCCCTGTGGGACTCCGGCGCTGGACCGGCGGACCGTATTGCCGTGGTCGGCGGCGGCTCGGTAGGGCTGTTGGTCGCAGCCCTGGCCACCGGGCTGCCGGGGGCGCTGGTGAGCCTGATCGATCCCGACCCGGCGCGGCAGGCGCTGGCGGCGCGTTTTGGCGTTTCTCAGGCGGCGATACCGGACGCCGATGTCGTCTTCCACGCCTCTGGCTCCCCCGCCGGGCTGCAAACCGCGCTTGACTGTGCCGGGATGGAAGCCGCGATTATCGAGCTAAGCTGGTACGGCACAAAGCCGGTAACGGTAAGCCTGGGCGGGGCGTTTCATGCGAAGCGCCTGCGCCTGATCGGCTCGCAGGTCGGGCAGGTGGCGCCCAGTCGTCGCCCACGCTGGAGCTATGGGCGGCGGCTGGCGGCGGCGCTCGATTTATTGAAGGACGACCGCTTTGATGCGCTGCTGTCCGATCCAATTCCCTTCGCCGAGGCATCCAACCGCTTGCCTGCGCTGTTATCGGAAGGGGCGTCGGCGCTGATGCCCCTGATCGTCTATCCCACTTAAGGAAACTGCTTGCATGTATGCCCTTGAAGTTCGCGACCATATTATGATTGCCCATAGTTTGCCGCGCCCAGTTTTCGGCCCCGCGCAGGGGCTGCATGGTGCGACCTATATCGTCGATGTTGCCTTTTTCCGCGAGACCCTCGACCCCGATAATCTGGTGGTCGATATCGGCCTCGCGTCCGATGCGCTGAAGAAACTGCTGGCGCCGCTGAACTATCAGAACCTCGATACTGTTCCGGCGCTGGCGGGGCAGATCACCACGACCGAATTTCTCGCCCGGTTCATTTTCGATGGGATGGCCGCCGCAGTCAAAGCGGGGGATTTGGGGCCGCATGCGGCGGGTCTCGCGAAGCTGCGGGTGACGCTGGAAGAATCCCATGTCGCCCGGGCTTCTTTCGAAGGGGCGCTGGCGTGAGGGCTGTTTTCGTCTATCCCGGCGCGCTCGACCAGCCGACCGGCGGCTATCGTTACGATGCGGCGCTGTTGGCGGAATGGGCAGCGGCGGGGATCACGGTACAGGCAATCAGCCTACCGGGGGCCTATCCCCAGCCGACGCCGGACGATCTGGCGGTGGCGGAAGCGCTTTTGGCGCCCGTTCCGCCCAATGTGCCGATTCTTATTGATGGCTTGGCCTTCGCCGTTTTACCGGGCGAGTGGCTCGACCGATTGGGCAAGCGTTGGCAGGCGCTGGTGCATCACCCCCTTAGTCTGGAAACCGGGATCGATCCTGCGCTAGCTGCCACCTTCGAGGCCAGCGAAACCCAGGCCCTCCGCCGGGCCGAGCGGGTTGTGGTAACCAGCCGCGCTACCGGGGAGACGCTCACCGCCCGCTTTGGCGTTCCTGCCGAAAAACTCCTGCTGGCGCCGCCGGGTGTCCGCCGCTACGCGCGCGGCGTAGCGCAGGTGCCGCCGATGATCCTGACCGTTGGGGCGATCAGCCCGCGGAAGAATTTCGATGGGTTGGTGGCCGCCCTGGCGACGATCACCGATCTTGCTTGGATGGCG
This genomic window contains:
- a CDS encoding PilZ domain-containing protein, with protein sequence MAAKGGNAPQPSGAHRDKRYTIPTLSVDLFATVYETLRWSFSHMIMKEYQGPLEVGAVFHGAFTFPNRTTVGLFEGKVARADAGKQLLGVEFTWISKEGFALLEYMHSLRPEDNPDKGDPMRVTITYPTINWSLSGMLLGEYDPPDDVKPDMQIRGIIRTEKSQESGIFTAKVVRANGVRRTLALAFTSLSSELFDMLEAAIKKHPPLPDM
- the mdoH gene encoding glucans biosynthesis glucosyltransferase MdoH, whose amino-acid sequence is MRRRKFPVPNTAGRASSRPGETYQRASAVSVVIVTNYSPRCRVCQSPASTFASLLMTDLAATPETSADAPSLALRRGLMLILCLGLALAVTSLMVRILEVNGWSWAEVGALICFILTLPWTVLGFWNASIGFCLVHIAGRLGVDPVAAVNPRLVPKDDARPITTRTAITMTIRHEDPAQVIARLRLMRADLEASGWGRHFHFYLLSDSARPEAAAAEEAAFAAWKATDAHPEELIYRRREQNTGFKAGNVRDFLTRFGCPYDFFLPLDADSLMGARSILRLVRSLQAFPQVGLLQTLVVGMPSGSFFARAFQFGMRQGMRTYTMGSAWWQGDCGPFWGHNALIRLAPFRDHCELPVLPGTPPLGGLILSHDQVEAALLRRAGFEVRVVPEEGESWEENPPALPDFVKRDLRWCQGNMQYFQLLGLPGLKAPSRIQIGLAILMYVGAPAWMGFLVFGLAQAFLPAGPAPYPADLGLTLFAVIMTLSLSPKLLGVLDLLIQRRERQRYGGTLRLVGGALIELVLMTLLAPVIALIETRFMLGLLFGKAVGWDAQQRQGYRVRWGQAAHGLWLPTLFGGLYGLGLWIGAPGALPWAAPLLTAYLLSIPLCVLTASPRFGALCHRWGILAIPEEIDASAPVHTLPGAIGPR
- a CDS encoding zinc-dependent alcohol dehydrogenase, yielding MTTDTALALWYVSPGLLDARPAVLGTGNLRLRTLYSGVSRGTERLVLTGQVPASESDRMRGPAQEGDFPFPVKYGYCCVAEVTEGPDDWLGQRVFTLHPHQTVFRADATAVTPLPPGLPPARAVLAANMETALNALWDSGAGPADRIAVVGGGSVGLLVAALATGLPGALVSLIDPDPARQALAARFGVSQAAIPDADVVFHASGSPAGLQTALDCAGMEAAIIELSWYGTKPVTVSLGGAFHAKRLRLIGSQVGQVAPSRRPRWSYGRRLAAALDLLKDDRFDALLSDPIPFAEASNRLPALLSEGASALMPLIVYPT
- a CDS encoding 6-pyruvoyl trahydropterin synthase family protein gives rise to the protein MYALEVRDHIMIAHSLPRPVFGPAQGLHGATYIVDVAFFRETLDPDNLVVDIGLASDALKKLLAPLNYQNLDTVPALAGQITTTEFLARFIFDGMAAAVKAGDLGPHAAGLAKLRVTLEESHVARASFEGALA
- a CDS encoding glycosyltransferase family 4 protein; this translates as MRAVFVYPGALDQPTGGYRYDAALLAEWAAAGITVQAISLPGAYPQPTPDDLAVAEALLAPVPPNVPILIDGLAFAVLPGEWLDRLGKRWQALVHHPLSLETGIDPALAATFEASETQALRRAERVVVTSRATGETLTARFGVPAEKLLLAPPGVRRYARGVAQVPPMILTVGAISPRKNFDGLVAALATITDLAWMATIVGSDQHSPETGAALRQQIDGLGLAGRIRLTGALTGADLDQAYAEASFYAHAAHYEGFGMALADALASGLPTVASVGGAVGDWLPDGAAIKVPPTAEALAEGLRRLLTDPEAAQRLSARAAGIPFPTWAGSAAAVASLWS